The following coding sequences lie in one Thermodesulforhabdaceae bacterium genomic window:
- a CDS encoding peptidylprolyl isomerase — MRTVQKGDFVKVHYTGKLENGEIFDSSEGRSPFEFQVGSGQVIPGFENAILGMEQNQKKTFTIEPDDAYGHRDERLVQTFQRAELPMDFQPSVGEILALQTEDGTRLHAIVADITPTTITIDLNHPLAGQKLTFDVEVVEISDSPGPSLFCNPSGGCGCGCGC, encoded by the coding sequence ATGAGGACAGTTCAGAAAGGCGATTTTGTAAAGGTTCATTACACCGGAAAACTTGAGAATGGCGAAATCTTCGACTCAAGTGAGGGTCGAAGTCCTTTTGAGTTTCAGGTAGGTTCCGGTCAGGTCATCCCAGGTTTTGAAAATGCGATCCTGGGAATGGAGCAAAACCAAAAGAAAACGTTTACAATCGAGCCAGACGATGCCTATGGACACAGAGATGAAAGGCTGGTTCAGACATTCCAGAGAGCAGAACTGCCGATGGATTTTCAGCCATCAGTTGGAGAAATACTTGCTCTCCAGACCGAAGACGGTACAAGACTTCACGCCATTGTAGCTGATATTACGCCTACAACCATTACTATTGATTTGAATCATCCTCTTGCCGGTCAAAAGCTTACCTTTGACGTTGAGGTGGTAGAAATTTCCGACAGCCCCGGCCCATCTCTCTTCTGTAACCCTAGCGGTGGCTGCGGTTGTGGATGTGGATGTTAG
- a CDS encoding carbohydrate porin, which produces MNGSGVRRVVRFFVLLACFALVSMLFSPTAWSYEVNERLSISGTATGGYQWLEKSAGAGDDENDGWGVFDFSVSVKAPWEGGEFSGRASFAKGNGVKNKSPFILSPNADDLEDDLKNINGHKWQDHLQELWYAHTVKIQEGTSFKITGGIIDATAFIDDNAYANDEIGQFMNEAFVNNPLANLPSYDLGGSVEFEMDAWHVRFIGMTSKNDAENDYAYFGLQVGYKLDTPIGEGNYRVYGFITNDEFPKWDEIGKASLKGIGISFDQQLVKDILGAFLRAGWQDDKAAVDYETFVSFGFNISGSLWGREGDEIGIGYGYLNGPSKSEVAHTHVLESYVKFKVFEYKMINSDFTVDFQYINDDVRDAGHNEGYIWGVRFNLNF; this is translated from the coding sequence ATGAATGGATCTGGGGTTAGAAGAGTGGTCAGGTTTTTTGTTTTATTAGCATGTTTTGCTCTGGTATCTATGCTTTTTTCGCCGACCGCATGGTCTTATGAGGTTAATGAGCGGCTTTCTATTTCTGGAACAGCGACGGGAGGTTATCAGTGGCTTGAGAAATCGGCAGGGGCAGGAGATGATGAGAATGACGGATGGGGTGTATTTGATTTTAGCGTATCAGTCAAGGCTCCCTGGGAAGGTGGTGAATTTTCTGGACGAGCAAGCTTTGCAAAAGGTAATGGCGTAAAAAATAAAAGTCCCTTTATTCTTTCCCCGAACGCTGATGATCTTGAGGACGATCTTAAAAATATCAACGGTCATAAATGGCAAGATCACCTTCAGGAGTTGTGGTATGCTCACACAGTAAAAATCCAGGAGGGCACTTCTTTTAAGATTACAGGGGGTATTATTGATGCCACTGCTTTTATTGATGACAACGCCTACGCTAATGATGAAATTGGCCAGTTCATGAATGAAGCCTTTGTTAACAACCCATTGGCAAATCTTCCCAGCTATGACCTCGGTGGGTCAGTGGAATTTGAAATGGATGCCTGGCATGTGAGGTTTATTGGAATGACATCCAAAAATGATGCGGAAAATGATTACGCCTACTTTGGACTACAGGTTGGTTATAAACTTGATACCCCGATTGGTGAAGGAAATTACAGAGTTTACGGTTTCATAACCAACGATGAGTTTCCCAAGTGGGATGAGATCGGCAAGGCTTCTCTCAAAGGAATTGGGATAAGCTTTGATCAACAGCTTGTGAAGGACATTTTGGGAGCATTCTTGAGAGCAGGTTGGCAGGATGATAAAGCCGCTGTGGATTATGAAACCTTTGTTTCTTTTGGTTTTAACATAAGTGGATCCTTATGGGGACGGGAAGGTGACGAGATTGGTATAGGTTATGGATATTTGAACGGTCCTTCAAAGTCGGAGGTTGCTCATACTCACGTGTTAGAGAGCTATGTTAAGTTCAAGGTGTTCGAATACAAAATGATCAACTCCGATTTTACCGTTGATTTTCAATACATTAATGACGATGTAAGGGACGCTGGACACAACGAAGGTTACATCTGGGGTGTTAGATTTAATTTGAACTTCTAG